From Besnoitia besnoiti strain Bb-Ger1 chromosome X, whole genome shotgun sequence, one genomic window encodes:
- a CDS encoding hypothetical protein (encoded by transcript BESB_016360) produces MPITSPRARRPSPSAPFSSAMPPRRVSVASGASEGDACSSDPRCGPLPLSEVLSLRFSDGSFVLSHLHGLLRRRLLLACRGWLHTPLSLPAFLCPVSASGAAGSEAGAPKRQGPGEGRGAASSASAGSPYSAAALPPGLSRLDASLQASSSPLQRWKQVVSSGSSPQKAASPEVQAPPEDRRQAPAPHSVEAVAAELTRKLSCCLQLKEKTSVLLLGPPGSGKTAALELALNTVQKLAREQREHQVYVHLRREETKAEEDRSRRDSRKSASAASSPLPRSGPSSSSCISSPLRPALPASSASSAAHAASALASAAGTSLLPDLLVIRLSCPLYRDDASLLYAIVSQLARDLRCQKLPSPSASVEELSDTLRLILEDSCSLFGRAVVIVLDRFELCCLDAGGERRRQQLLYNLFDLQHGSDLQICTVCVSAVLDITQHMEKRIRSRFSLQTLYVAGPNALPAFSAFLAQRLLRLRAKDLLRAAQAATRAERNFYGTLRLPATAKQDAGGSCSRKLLRRAAAAAGDGDAAPLHEDEEEDLAAATEDGGEVTCETKSRDSGGLAPRTPACVASTVFEELLLQPLWEPTEEDRRAAKLFARAFQAAVAEEFASPRFQEVFFRNFALGRGARWFFVEIVDGLLSLSLSLQKALDAAVFARSASKAPLLSPPLSPPLSPPLSPPLSPYREQGASPLSVGSPASPAFASPLELSPVSAQKRGTVEEAALPSMHAEHHGTPKKRRRPREEEGMPARDSPFRSPLTGGDARGSLLQRRSREAEEGRTEFEILFGGLLRDRKTTVFSELSLSEHLVLGAMTRLHAHKRAPKTFHAVVEQIAFLYADLDFKLQQPSAEGLRRAFLRLVDLGVLHPCSYSLQTVGLTGIAADPSGTFVPCKFPDHTAYRQTLDSLKIPGAVKEWVRAFEFRDL; encoded by the exons ATGCCGATTACGTCGCCTCGAGcccggcggccgtcgccgtcggcgcccttctcctccgcaatgcctccgcgccgtgtGTCTGTGGCATCTGGGGCCTCTGAGGGCGACGCTTGCTCGTCCGACCCTAGATGCGGCCCGCTTCCGCTGAGCGAAGTCTTGtctctgcgcttctcagACGGCTCCTTCGTTCTCTCGCATCTTCACGGTCtcctgcgtcggcgcctgcttctcgcctgccgcggctggcTGCACACGCCCCTGTCGCTCCCGGCCTTCCTGtgtcctgtctccgcgtcgggcgcggcggggtcgGAGGCGGGGGCGCCGAAGCGCCAGGGGCCTGGcgagggccgcggcgccgcctcctccgcatccGCTGGGTCGCCATACTCGGCTGCCGCCCTTCCTCCTGGTCTCAGCCGGCTGGATGCGTCTCTCcaggcctcctcgtcgcctctgcagcggtgGAAGCAAGTCGTCTCCTCGGGGTcttcgccgcagaaggccgcaTCGCCGGAGGTTCAGGCGCCCCCCGAGGACCGCCGgcaagcgcctgcgccgcactCTGTGGAGGCTGTGGCTGCCGAACTGACGCGGAAGTTGAGCTGCTGCCTTCAGCTCAAGGAGAAAACCagtgtgctgctgctgggccCGCCGGGCTCGGGGAAAaccgccgccctcgaacTCGCACTGAACACCGTGCAGAAGCTCGCGCgtgagcagcgcgagcaccaggtgtacgtacacctgaggcgcgaggaaacgaaggcggaggaggaccgGAGTCGCCGTGACTCCCGGAagtccgcgtctgccgcgtcgtccccgttgcctcgcagcggcccgtcctcgtcgtcgtgcatctcgtctccgctccgccccgcgctgcctgcgtcaTCGGCGAGttccgcggcgcacgcggcctctgcgctggcgtctgcggcgggcacctcgctgctgccggatCTTCTTGTGATTCGGCTCTCGTGTCCGCTGTACCGTGacgacgcgtcgctgctgtaCGCGATCgtctcgcagctcgcgcgagACTTGCGCTGCCAGAAGctcccctcgccctcggcgtcggtcGAGGAGCTGTCTGACACGCTGCGGCTCATCTTGGAGGACAGCTGCTCGCTCTTTGGTCGCGCCGTCGTCATTGTCTTGGACCGATTTGAGCTCTGCTGCctcgacgcgggcggcgagcgccgccggcagcagctgctaTACAACCTCTTTGACTTGCAGCACGGCAGCGACCTGCAAATCTGCaccgtctgcgtctccgcggtccTCGACATCACCCAGCACATGGAGAAGCGCATTCGCagccgcttctcgctgcagacgcttTACGTCGCCGGTCCCAacgcgctgcccgccttctccgccttcctcgcccagcgcctcttgcgcctccgcgccaaAGACCTCctacgcgccgcgcaggccgcgacccgcgccgAGCGAAACTTCTACGGCACGCTGAGGCTACCTGCCACCGCGAAGCAGGACGCCGGGGGGTCGTGCAGCCGGAagctgctgaggcgcgcggccgcggcggcgggcgacggcgacgccgcgcctctgcacgaagacgaggaggaagacctTGCCGCCGCTACAGAGGATGGCGGGGAGGTGACCTGCGAGACGAAGagccgcgacagcggcgggctggcgccgcggacgccggccTGCGTGGCGTCGACGGTCTTCGAGGAGCtcctcctgcagccgctgTGGGAACCGACAGAGGAGGACCGGAGAGCTGCGaagctcttcgcgcgcgccttccaggctgccgtcgcggaggaattcgcctcgccgcggttCCAA GAAGTCTTTTTTAGGAACTTTGCGctgggtcgcggcgcgcgttgGTTTTTCGTGGAGATCGTTGAcggccttctctcgctctcgctgtcgTTGCAAAAGGCGCTGgacgccgccgtcttcgcgagaagcgcctccaAGGCGCCGCTCCTGAGCCCGCCCCTGAGCCCGCCCCTGAGCCCGCCCCTGAGCCCGCCTCTGAGCCCGTACCGCGAGCAGGGCGCGTCGCCACTCTCCGTtggctcgcctgcgtcgcccgccttcgcctccccgcTCGAGCTCTCGCCAGTCTCTGCTCAGAAGCGCGGGACGGTAGAAGAAGCCGCCCTTCCTTCGATGCATGCGGAGCATCACGGAACGCCTAAAAAGCGACGCAGAccccgcgaggaggagggcatgcccgcgcgcgactcgccCTTTCGCTCGCCGCTGACAGGgggagacgcccgcgggtcgctgctgcagcgccgaagccgcgaagccgaGGAGGGAAGAACGGAGTTCGAGATACTCTTCGGCGGCCTGCTCAGAGACAGGAAG ACGACCGTCTTTTCTGAGTTGAGCCTCTCGGAGCACCTGGTTCTCGGGGCGATGAcacggctgcatgcgcacaagCGCGCCCCGAAGACCTTCCACGCCGTCGTCGAACAAATCGCCTTCCTCTACGCAGACCTCGATTTCAAACTTCAGCAGCCCAGTGCTGAG ggcctgcgtcgcgcgtttctgcgtctgGTTGACCTCGGCGTGCTGCACCCGTGCAGCTACTCGCTGCAGACCGTCGGCCTCACAGGCATCGCCGCGGATCCCTCCGGCACCTTTGTTCCCTGCAAATTTCCTGATCATACAGC ATACCGGCAGACGCTGGACTCGCTGAAGATCCCAGGGGCAGTGAAGGAATGGGTGAGGGCGTTCGAGTTCAGAGACTTGTGA